One genomic region from Xylocopa sonorina isolate GNS202 chromosome 8, iyXylSono1_principal, whole genome shotgun sequence encodes:
- the E(bx) gene encoding nucleosome-remodeling factor subunit NURF301 E(bx), giving the protein MTGRGSKRRGRPPKSVVMERPKKFQYHLMKKPKYLQNKGSETPNSQPSTPTPSRPSSPVESEESRRSTRTRKSRGPRDRHSRKGGHSSSSAYQRRGYNPNVDYHDSEYHYGSDFGDESSEKSEVEDDLLQSDVDSSESIEEPDPSSDSDFSLSSYSTTSGTPRKTLLSQQRPPSPEPLWLQNRELPPLSLPKSSDDLLVPREFVMPSLSIYEVLRHFRTLVRLSAFRFEDFCAALMCEDQTNLLAEIHIMLIKALLREEDSQQTHFGPLDQKDSVNVSLYFVDSLTWPETLRSYVESDKSFDQNILHILSTCEYPFTSIEDRIKVLQFLTDQFLITNPVREDLLHEGTSNGNMHYDDHCRVCHRLGDLLCCETCPAVFHLECVEPPLVDVPTEDWQCSTCKAHKVTGVADCIPDVEKNGSLCRQEHLGFDRHGRKYWFLARRVFVESEDGEVWYYSTRLQLEEVMRCLDRNEMEVALFRELSDYKDEIVRQMELTEQITNQYKGNKKSYLEVENSLIQKLQKERQEKQEKEEEEKKEKQRQEAEEMVRRIHEGTDSLEEQLAAVTEQQETKPPEDTNTKENTQKPVTESMGDGVDNNVTDGNKDTKTGTSSSEEIDEEVLEGEEAISKIGKDGKKHTIVTRSKTGSLQPRTFNMDDLKKRSTGQLSKEELEKLDKSLKEEGDGTRLTRQKAHQIASGTHLFKLGMDNSFKSYVNQYSTNPIALNKAQRNEERDKKRHLSHKFSLTQASEFKWVGSLTGTRALLVSTLRQTILQLESSIQLSFMHTNWHLLRKPWATAVGACIFPRDFARALIVLQACIKSVVFASVWHDQLGHVKLQRVTAIEREEKKRQDKKDKKEREDEEERNRLFNFVKYTLGLKHQVWKQKGEEYRVHGQGGWLWVSASRRYRFSDMSKLGLRMGPQKIMVQIKDQEGLKILALDPPTYEFLIKEYCTPKKEDIKIKQEIKEEETSKDTSINTSIKQECKEEDIKTEPVESQSNKGIVTKTEETTTKTESASIKQETKMNLSFLAGMKIEKVYTPIKEFEEIDITKALTTNGRLHYPKIAKKTRIDDFLARRTHLKLLEERRLLQSEKSKELLNQSTNQKADGDSEVDIENNEESDTDGADNSLQSILAGKQPKPVSTSGREMLAAIGKRIQHAKAQYANIIRLSKSGRCYSRYCNMTAPLGKPTTTAQSLTSTCYSPICLQKARLKLDLFALLRKANALNNNQSSSNASISAATTQALEASSKTEGSDEAKDAIRKDLESAVASATHCTEETPATNVKIISPPTKKIKVEPNTNADNKSSSEHVGVVTTTNSIVTTTTVTTTQQTIKTVDGVVQSMQENKTSQNSVIFSSEVKTSVGQKTMIVNRRGRTVQRSTMAKELNADGTERVYSTTSTEGKVYLKKVAISLADRKKKRTRVKYPLCSTFCTKNKHRSILLLPQHELRKLARVGARVQVQGFHHMAKANMSVWPYPCPRPLFKTCWLYRTVGIKSLAAAALQLRILWACLRWDDMAAKPLSTDGKHQITTDTEIMSLEILKHRHVGQFLDKTQYLRRKVVIPLELPKQVREVTSIRSGLRKRKRPESPQSTEPQVTEEWVDEDKLELWEIKQYGDRLEKANAQIITRSRSGQPQSAVGSNRNAGSNSGIGDQLVSVKATPEEIKEKMEQQLRMQRAAHQQKRALETLKSPASSGSPTQVVKVTANSAHDGTVKLVSKVAIPANPNSGTKSQLTSLLTTPAQNKTFIGTRRIYMAKSADGTTKVVSGPTSILPKAQLQTGNQQSLIKVTGQAAPVQQIQQKVQILRGPDGKLQVRGLMPGQQLVQMPDGKLHVLNTGQAITTLTQTGGTSTTTQAKTTTTTTTGKVATTANAKTSPAKAATNATQQAQPVQQSQAQSQQTVQRSSATTVTIATTPTQPTKNAIVVANTGQIVQGAQVISSGGQVISGNQIVVTNANLAQQLATGKAQLTTIGGHQVVIRSTPTGNQIVHLNSTNSGIIVKNAITPTKVKWNFVNASIPVLQSTQATATTTGSSTDTINNSISNNASTNVTSTTTTTTTNQTSNIPAPGSVEASLLAGQPPGTVIKCVTAQVIQTTQGPRIVLQGLQGADFTAQQLAMVQQQVKQQLLKAQATTGKQGVLGPTKIYLAVQPAPSSQQSIQSSTTANTPATPTAKPQTTQQPVVSPPAATEPQTGTESIPELPATATSSSPEKPKVVVQQVAQPNVTTEEDSQKTNVANGQQPLQSLKEGNDSSANKFILTPDYIQQTIKNALKQENLNPEIEEKLLQLQRYQEKQMKGGVENSVTTNQTHTTPTITTPRVPSRKRPAPSNIPTTTSSTNIQSTANDKDSDWAETPRKKLALKQESRETPKIQKVETSENESTPQKRAAKLKDSQEQRRKQQVHSRMQVLLFRHKELLKKDILKKRALLEKELQIDIQKDLSAELASRTKAERHKQDEVKVGSAKRKANAQVAQQASPPNRGGRPKKYKAQGNNTTPPGASTAATANRIKKEKLYCLCRTPYDETKFYVGCDLCNNWFHGDCVGITEEMCKTLSEFVCTECRHARDTQELYCLCKQPYDESQFYICCDKCQDWFHGRCVGILQSEADNIDEYVCPNCQRNSSVNFANMKNLNAKDLDLLKKLIKQIQAHKSAWPFMEPVDPNEAPDYYKVIKEPMDLQTIELRINDKSYKKLSEFIGDMTKIFDNCRYYNPKESPFFKCAESLETYFVHKIKSLREKFSEGK; this is encoded by the exons ATGACGGGGCGAGGGTCGAAGAGACGGGGCCGACCGCCGAAATCGGTTGTCATGGAAAGGCCCAAAAAATTTCAATACCATCTTATGAAGAAGCCGAAATACCTGCAAAACAAGGGCTCGGAAACGCCGAACTCCCAGCCGAGCACGCCAACACCCTCGAGACCGTCATCGCCGGTCGAGAGCGAGGAAAGCAGACGGAGCACGCGAACTCGAAAATCCCGTGGGCCCAGGGACAGACATTCGCGGAAAGGCGGCCACTCGAGTTCCAGCGCGTATCAACGCCGAGGTTACAATCCGAACGTTGATTACCACGACTCCGAGTACCATTACGGGTCGGACTTTGGAGACGAGTCTAGTGAAAAAAGTGAAGTTGAAGACGATCTTCTGCAGAGCGACGTCGATTCATCTGAGAGCATAGAGGAACCGGATCCATCCAGTGACAGTGACTTTTCTCTCTCCAGTTATAGCACGACCAGTGGCACGCCCCGTAAAACGCTGCTCAGTCAGCAGAGGCCGCCGAGTCCGGAGCCGCTATGGCTTCAGAACAGGGAACTGCCACCTTTAAGCTTACCAAAATCATCCGACGACCTATTAGTCCCTAGAGAATTTGTTATGCCATCTTTGTCCATTTACGAAGTATTGAGACACTTTCGCACTCTAGTACGCCTTTCGGCCTTCAGATTCGAGGATTTCTGCGCCGCGCTCATGTGCGAGGATCAAACCAATCTGTTGGCAGAGATACATATTATGCTTATTAAAGCCCTTCTTAGAGAAGAGGATTCTCAGCAAACACACTTCGGTCCGCTCGATCAGAAGGACTCTGTGAACGTTAGTTTATATTTTGTGGATTCTCTTACCTGGCCGGAAACATTACGCTCATACGTAGAAAGTGACAAGTCGTTCGAtcaaaatattttacatattttatCAACTTGCGAATATCCCTTTACCTCTATCGAAGATAGGATCAAGGTGCTACAGTTTTTAACCGATCAGTTTTTAATTACAAATCCAGTAAGGGAAGACCTGCTGCACGAAGGTACATCAAATG GAAATATGCATTATGATGATCACTGTAGAGTATGTCACCGCCTTGGAGATTTATTGTGTTGTGAAACCTGTCCTGCAGTGTTTCATTTAGAATGCGTTGAACCTCCTTTGGTTGATGTTCCTACTGAGGATTGGCAATGTAGTACATGCAAGGCTCACAAAGTTACTGGAGTTGCTGATTGTATACCTGATGTTGAAAAAAATGGTTCGTTGTGTCGTCAGGAACATTTAGGGTTTGATAGACATGGCAGAAAATATTGGTTTCTCGCAAGAAGGGTTTTTGT TGAAAGTGAAGATGGTGAAGTTTGGTATTACAGCACACGTTTACAACTAGAAGAAGTAATGCGATGCTTAGATCGTAATGAAATGGAAGTTGCCCTTTTTAGAGAATTGTCAGACTACAAAGATGAAATTGTGAGACAAATGGAACTTACGGAACAAATTACTAATCAGTACAAGGGTAATAAAAAGTCGTATCTAGAAGTAGAAAACA GTCTTATACAAAAATTACAAAAAGAACGTCAAGAGaaacaagaaaaagaagaagaagagaaaaaagaaaagcaaaGGCAAGAAGCTGAAGAAATGGTGCGCAGAATACACGAGGGTACAGATTCTCTAGAAGAACAATTAGCAGCTGTTACTGAACAGCAAGAAACAAAACCGCCTGAAGATACAAATACAAAAGAAAATACTCAAAAACCAGTTACAGAGAGTATGGGAGACGGTGTAGATAAcaatgtaacagatggaaacaagGATACAAAAACTGGCACATCGTCATCTGAAGAAATCGACGAAGAAGTATTGGAAGGAGAGGAGGCCATCTCCAAAATTGGAAAAGATG GAAAAAAACATACAATTGTTACAAGGTCAAAAACGGGTTCTTTACAACCAAGAACATTTAATATGGACGATTTAAAGAAACGTAGTACTGGACAGTTATCAAAGGAAGAACTAGAAAAATTAGATAAAAGTTTGAAAGAGGAAGGTGATGGTACCAGATTAACAAGACAGAAAGCCCATCAAATAGCTTCTGGCACGCATCTCTTCAAATTAGGAATGGATAATAGTTTTAAATCATATGTGAATCAATATAGCACTAATCCCATTGCTTTGAATAAAGCTCAGCGGAACGAGGAACGTGATAAGAAGAGGCACTTGTCGCACAAATTTTCGCTTACACAGGCCTCTGAATTTAAGTGGGTAGGAAGCCTGACAGGAACCCGTGCTCTTCTAGTAAGCACGCTTCGTCAGACAATTCTTCAACTCGAAAGTAGCATTCAATTGTCATTCATGCATACTAATTGGCATCTGTTACGTAAACCTTGGGCCACGGCAGTAGGTGCTTGCATTTTCCCCAGAGATTTTGCACGTGCGCTTATTGTACTTCAGGCGTGCATTAAATCGGTGGTATTTGCTAGTGTATGGCACGATCAACTTGGACACGTGAAATTGCAGAGGGTAACAGCCATTGAACGTGAAGAGAAAAAACGTCAAGATAAGAAAGATAAAAAGGAGAGAGAGGATGAGGAAGAGCGTAATCGTCTGTTCAATTTTGTAAAATATACGTTGGGTTTGAAACATCAAGTGTGGAAACAGAAAGGAGAAGAGTATCGAGTACACGGACAAGGTGGATGGTTGTGGGTGTCTGCCAGTCGCCGCTATAGATTTTCCGATATGTCAAAATTGGGCCTTCGTATGGGTCCTCAAAAAATTATGGTACAAATTAAAGATCAAGAAGGATTGAAAATATTGGCTCTAGATCCTCCCACATATGAATTTTTGATAAAGGAATATTGCACCCCTAAGAAAGAAGACATTAAAATAAAACAAGAGATTAAGGAGGAAGAAACATCAAAAGACACATCAATTAATACATCTATAAAGCAAGAGTGCAAGGAAGAGGATATAAAAACTGAACCAGTTGAGTCACAAAGTAACAAAGGTATAGTTACAAAAACGGAAGAAACAACAACAAAAACAGAGTCAGCATCGATTAAACAAGAAACAAAGATGAACTTATCAT TTTTAGCTGGTATGAAAATTGAGAAAGTGTATACACCTATCAAGGAATTCGAGGAGATTGATATTACCAAGGCGTTAACTACTAATGGAAGACTTCATTATCCAAAGATCGCTAAAAAGACAAGAATTGATGATTTTCTGGCACGTAGAACCCATTTAAAACTTTTAGAAGAAAGAAGATTACTACAGTCT GAGAAGTCGAAAGAACTATTAAATCAGTCAACAAATCAAAAGGCAGATGGAGATTCTGAAGTTGATATAGAAAATAATGAAGAAAGTGATACTGATGGGGCAgataattccttgcaaagtatcCTTGCTGGAAAACAGCCTAAACCTGTATCTACCTCAGGTAGAGAAATGCTAGCTGCAATAGGAAAGCGTATTCAACACGCTAAAGCTCAATATGCAAACATAATAAGACTCAGTAAAAGTGGTAGATGCTATTCACGATACTGCAACATGACAGCACCTCTAGGAAAGCCTACAACTACAGCGCAAAGTTTAACATCCACTTGTTACTCTCCCATATGTCTTCAAAAAGCAAGATTGAAACTCGATCTTTTCGCATTGCTAAGAAAGGCAAACGCTTTGAATAATAATCAGTCATCGTCGAATGCATCAATTAGTGCAGCTACAACACAAGCATTGGAGGCAAGCTCAAAAACAGAAGGAAGCGATGAAGCAAAGGATGCAATCAGGAAAGATTTAGAATCTGCGGTTGCATCCGCGACTCACTGTACTGAAGAAACACCAGCTACGAATGTTAAAATTATTTCGCCTCCTACCAAGAAAATAAAAGTGGAACCTAACACG AATGCTGATAATAAATCAAGTTCAGAACACGTTGGCGTAGTAACCACAACTAATAGTATAGTTACAACCACTACAGTGACTACAACGCAACAGACTATAAAAACAGTCGATGGCGTTGTACAAAGCATGCAAGAAAATAAAACTTCTCAGAATTCGGTTATATTTTCATCTGAAGTTAAAACGAG TGTGGGACAAAAAACAATGATAGTTAATCGAAGAGGAAGAACCGTACAAAGAAGTACAATGGCTAAAGAATTAAATGCTGATGGTACAGAAAGAGTATACTCCACTACTTCGACCGAGGGCAAAGTTTATTTAAAGAAAGTTGCAATTTCTTTGGCTGACAGAAAGAAAAAGCGTACTCGCGTTAAGTATCCCTTGTGCTCCACATTTTGCACAAAAAATAAGCATCGTAGTATATTGTTACTTCCGCAACATGAATTGCGTAAATTGGCAAGAGTCGGCGCACGAGTACAAGTTCAAGGTTTTCATCATATGGCTAAG GCAAACATGTCCGTGTGGCCGTACCCATGTCCCAGACCGTTGTTTAAAACTTGCTGGTTATACAGAACAGTTGGTATAAAATCTTTGGCCGCGGCTGCTCTTCAGTTGAGAATATTATGGGCATGTCTACGATGGGACGATATGGCTGCGAAACCGTTATCCACAGATGGCAAACATCAGATTACAACAGATACAGAAATTATGTCGCTGGAAATTCTAAAGCACCGTCACGTTGGACAATTTTTAGATAAAACACAGTACTTACGCAGAAAAGTTGTTATACCTTTAGAACTTCCAAAACAAGTTAGAG AAGTTACATCTATAAGGAGTGGTctaagaaaaagaaaacgacCAGAATCGCCACAGAGCACCGAACCGCAAGTTACAGAGGAATGGGTCGACGAAGATAAACTGGAATTGTGGGAGATTAAACAGTACGGTGATAG GTTAGAGAAGGCTAATGCCCAGATTATTACTAGGAGTCGATCGGGTCAGCCACAATCCGCGGTTGGTTCGAACCGTAACGCAGGTTCGAATTCCGGTATCGGTGATCAGCTGGTAAGCGTCAAAGCGACGCCCGAGGAAATCAAAGAAAAGATGGAACAGCAGTTACGCATGCAAAGAGCTGCCCATCAACAGAAAAGAGCATTGGAGACTCTGAAGAGTCCAGCCAGTTCTGGTTCCCCAACGCAAGTTGTCAAAGTTACCGCGAACTCTGCTCACG ATGGCACGGTTAAATTAGTTTCAAAAGTTGCAATACCGGCAAATCCAAACAGTGGAACGAAATCGCAACTTACTTCACTTTTGACGACCCCTGCTCAGAACAAGACGTTCATTGGTACAAGGCGTATTTATATGGCAAAAT CTGCTGATGGAACAACAAAAGTCGTCTCGGGACCTACGAGCATTTTGCCGAAAGCTCAGTTGCAAACCGGCAATCAGCAGTCTTTAATTAAAGTTACTGGCCAAGCAG CACCTGTACAACAAATACAACAGAAGGTACAGATTTTAAGAGGACCCGATGGAAAGTTACAAGTTCGAGGTTTGATGCCTGGTCAGCAGTTAGTTCAAATGCCCGACGGAAAGCTTCATGTATTAAACACTGGGCAAGCAATTACTACTCTTACACAAACTGGCGGGACAAGTACAACTACGCAG GCAAAAACAACTACAACGACAACTACAGGTAAAGTAGCTACAACAGCTAACGCTAAAACTAGCCCGGCTAAAGCAGCCACCAACGCAACGCAACAAGCACAACCTGTTCAGCAATCACAAGCGCAATCGCAGCAAACAGTTCAACGTTCGTCAGCAACTACTGTAACTATTGCCACTACACCAACGCAACCAACGAAGAATGCTATTGTAGTAGCCAATACCGGGCAAATTGTACAAGGTGCACAA GTCATATCTTCTGGTGGGCAGGTAATTAGTGGAAATCAAATAGTGGTTACTAATGCTAATTTGGCTCAACAACTTGCAACGGGCAAAGCTCAATTAACGACAATCGGTGGTCATCAAGTGGTAATCCGTAGTACCCCAACAGGCAATCAAATTGTTCACTTAAATTCGACGAATAGTGGTATCATCGTAAAAAATGCCATAACACCGACTAAAG TAAAATGGAATTTTGTAAATGCTTCAATTCCAGTATTGCAATCTACTCAAGCAACAGCTACAACAACAGGATCGTCAACTGATACAATAAATAATAGTATTAGTAACAATGCGTCAACAAATGTAACGTCAACTACTACTACGACCACAACAAATCAGACTTCCAATATCCCAGCACCTGGAAGCGTGGAAGCATCGTTATTAGCCGGCCAACCACCTGGAACTGTCATTAAATGCGTTACCGCGCAAGTAATACAAACTACTCAAGGGCCTCGTATAGTTCTACAAGGTTTGCAAGGTGCAGATTTCACAGCGCAGCAACTCGCTATGGTACAGCAGCAGGTCAAACAACAACTGCTTAAAG CCCAAGCTACTACCGGAAAACAAGGAGTTCTAGGGCCTACGAAAATTTATTTGGCTGTTCAACCTGCACCTAGTAGTCAACAGTCGATTCAAAGTTCTACAACGGCAAATACTCCTGCTACACCAACGGCAAAACCACAAACTACTCAACAGCCAGTTGTTTCACCTCCAGCAGCAACTG AACCACAAACGGGAACAGAAAGCATTCCAGAGCTTCCAGCGACAGCGACATCGAGTTCTCCTGAAAAACCGAAAGTAGTTGTCCAACAGGTCGCACAACCTAATGTGACTACAGAAGAGGATTCGCAAAAAACGAATGTAGCTAATGGTCAGCAACCTTTGCAATCTTTAAAAGAAGGAAACGATTCCTCGGCTAACAAATTTATTCTAACGCCTGATTACATACAACAAA CCATCAAGAATGCATTGAAACAAGAAAATCTTAATCCGGAAATAGAAGAAAAACTTTTACAACTACAACGGTATCAGGAGAAGCAGATGAAAGGTGGTGTTGAAAATTCAGTGACCACTAATCAAACACACACTACACCTACAATTACAACTCCGCGTGTTCCATCGCGTAAAAGACCGGCGCCTTCTAACATTCCAACAACGACTTCGTCTACAAACATACAGTCAACGGCAAATGATAAAGATTCAGATTGGGCAGAAACACCTAGGAAGAAACTCGCGCTGAAACAAGAAAGTCGCGAGACTCCAAA GATACAAAAAGTTGAAACGTCAGAAAATGAATCAACACCACAAAAACGAGCAGCAAAACTAAAAGACAGTCAAGAGCAACGGAGAAAGCAACAAGTGCATTCGAGAATGCAAGTTTTGCTGTTCAGACATAAAGAATTACTTAAGAAAGATATTTTAAAGAAGAGAGCGTTGCTGGAAAAAGAATTACAAATAGACATTCAG AAGGACTTATCGGCAGAATTAGCCTCAAGAACAAAAGCAGAAAGACATAAGCAAGACGAAGTGAAAGTGGGTAGTGCAAAACGCAAAGCAAACGCTCAAGTGGCCCAACAAGCAAGTCCACCTAACAGAGGCGGAAGACCAAAGAAGTATAAAGCACAAGGAAACAATACAACACCCCCTGGTGCATCAACAGCAGCTACAGCGAAtagaattaaaaaagaaaaattatacTGTTTATGTAGAACACCATACGATGAAACAAA GTTCTACGTGGGATGCGACTTATGTAATAACTGGTTCCATGGGGATTGCGTTGGAATTACAGAAGAAATGTGCAAAACTCTCTCGGAATTCGTTTGTACAGAATGCAGACACGCGAGAGATACGCAAGAGTTATATTGTCTGTGTAAACAGCCTTATGACGAATCTCA ATTTTATATTTGTTGCGACAAATGTCAAGATTGGTTCCATGGCCGATGCGTAGGTATTCTACAGTCGGAAGCGGATAATATCGATGAATATGTTTGTCCAAATTGTCAACGAAATTCTTCTGTTAATTTTGCCAACATGAAAAATCTTAACGCAAAAGACCTTGATcttttaaaaaaattaattaagcaAATACAG GCACACAAGAGTGCTTGGCCATTTATGGAACCTGTAGATCCAAATGAAGCACCTGACTATTATAAAGTTATAAAAGAGCCAATGG ATCTGCAAACGATAGAATTGAGGATAAATGACAAATCTTACAAGAAATTAAGTGAATTCATTGGAgatatgacaaaaatatttgacAATTGTCGTTATTATAACCCGAAAGAATCACCTTTCTTCAAGTGTGCAGaatctttagaaacctattttgtTCACAAGATTAAAAGTTTGAGAGAGAAATTCTCCGAAGGAAAGTAA
- the LOC143426143 gene encoding putative aminoacyl tRNA synthase complex-interacting multifunctional protein 2 isoform X2: MRNEMTMYTLKPVVTLPRTLHHRKTMYEMRNIHEERSTDNHTEAVNKIVPDITEQSPMPEYNALEARQEKILAQLAELKKQVSVLSNFLKQSNQVAVDDRSNETQEAVNESLIINANPKRPPYSISALQKVWKDTDINVRTYVHSSIDKEGPISYQPSTCSSRKNVINLSLIWKDVEDLQLVSGLHSYCITGETNFLRYLSRLISSHNYENSLCIEKINTTDLVLDLCHSLHFEESSKKKQEILSLIADKLDTNWSGEKKPDIADIAVWCTIKQVFPKKCLPKLTKWYEACEKLFV, from the exons ATGCGGAACGAAATGACGATGTACACGCTGAAACCTGTCGTTACCCTGCCGCGAACGTTGCATCATCGTAAAACGATGTACGAAATGCGAAATATTCACGAGGAGCGATCAACAGACAACCATACGGAAGCCGTGAACAAGATCGTGCCCGATATCACTGAGCAG AGTCCAATGCCTGAATACAATGCACTGGAAGCACGCCAAGAAAAGATATTAGCGCAACTTGCGGAGCTTAAAAAGCAAGTTTCGGTACTCTCCAATTTCTTAAAACAGTCGAATCAAGTCGCCGTCGATGATAGAAGTAATGAGACTCAG GAGGCGGTTAACGAGAGTCTTATCATTAATGCGAATCCGAAAAGGCCACCTTATTCTATATCTGCATTACAAAAAGTGTGGAAAGACACGGACATAAACGTGCGAACTTATGTTCATTCGAGCATTGACAAAGAAGGGCCTATTAGTTATCAACCATCCACTTGTTCCTCcaggaaaaatgttattaatttATCACTGATCTGGAAAGATG TCGAGGATCTGCAACTTGTATCTGGCCTACATAGTTACTGTATAACTGGTGAAACAAATTTCCTAAGATATTTAAGTAGGTTAATAAGTTCGCACAATTATGAAAATTCTCTCTGTATAGAGAAGATAAATACAACTGACTTAGTACTAGATTTATGTCATTCATTACATTTTGAAGAATCGTCAAAGAAAAAACAAGAAATATTGTCATTGATAGCTGATAAGTTAGATACAAATTGGTCAGGTGAGAAGAAACCTGATATAGCAGATATTGCTGTATGGTGTACAATTAAACAAGTTTTTCCAAAGAAATGTTTGCCAAAACTTACTAAATGGTACGAAGCATGTGAAAAACTTTTTGTATAA
- the LOC143426143 gene encoding putative aminoacyl tRNA synthase complex-interacting multifunctional protein 2 isoform X1, whose product MRNEMTMYTLKPVVTLPRTLHHRKTMYEMRNIHEERSTDNHTEAVNKIVPDITEQVISFLKSPMPEYNALEARQEKILAQLAELKKQVSVLSNFLKQSNQVAVDDRSNETQEAVNESLIINANPKRPPYSISALQKVWKDTDINVRTYVHSSIDKEGPISYQPSTCSSRKNVINLSLIWKDVEDLQLVSGLHSYCITGETNFLRYLSRLISSHNYENSLCIEKINTTDLVLDLCHSLHFEESSKKKQEILSLIADKLDTNWSGEKKPDIADIAVWCTIKQVFPKKCLPKLTKWYEACEKLFV is encoded by the exons ATGCGGAACGAAATGACGATGTACACGCTGAAACCTGTCGTTACCCTGCCGCGAACGTTGCATCATCGTAAAACGATGTACGAAATGCGAAATATTCACGAGGAGCGATCAACAGACAACCATACGGAAGCCGTGAACAAGATCGTGCCCGATATCACTGAGCAGGTTATCAGCTTTTTAAAG AGTCCAATGCCTGAATACAATGCACTGGAAGCACGCCAAGAAAAGATATTAGCGCAACTTGCGGAGCTTAAAAAGCAAGTTTCGGTACTCTCCAATTTCTTAAAACAGTCGAATCAAGTCGCCGTCGATGATAGAAGTAATGAGACTCAG GAGGCGGTTAACGAGAGTCTTATCATTAATGCGAATCCGAAAAGGCCACCTTATTCTATATCTGCATTACAAAAAGTGTGGAAAGACACGGACATAAACGTGCGAACTTATGTTCATTCGAGCATTGACAAAGAAGGGCCTATTAGTTATCAACCATCCACTTGTTCCTCcaggaaaaatgttattaatttATCACTGATCTGGAAAGATG TCGAGGATCTGCAACTTGTATCTGGCCTACATAGTTACTGTATAACTGGTGAAACAAATTTCCTAAGATATTTAAGTAGGTTAATAAGTTCGCACAATTATGAAAATTCTCTCTGTATAGAGAAGATAAATACAACTGACTTAGTACTAGATTTATGTCATTCATTACATTTTGAAGAATCGTCAAAGAAAAAACAAGAAATATTGTCATTGATAGCTGATAAGTTAGATACAAATTGGTCAGGTGAGAAGAAACCTGATATAGCAGATATTGCTGTATGGTGTACAATTAAACAAGTTTTTCCAAAGAAATGTTTGCCAAAACTTACTAAATGGTACGAAGCATGTGAAAAACTTTTTGTATAA